The Desulfovibrio oxyclinae DSM 11498 genomic interval CTCGATCTCCTCTTCCATGACCCCGCCGGATTCGAGGCGGCAGGGCAGACCCGGGTTGTTCGGGTTCATGGGGACCACGCGCGCGCCGAGCTGGGGGAGGAAGCGGTTGAGCTTCTGCACTTCCAGCAGCTGGAGGGTAGCCTGCCCGGTGAACTTGCAGCGTCCCATACCGCCAAGCGCCATGAAGAGAAGCAGATAGAAATTGAGCGGATCGTCACCAGCGAACAGCATGGCGTTTTCGAATTCAAGCGGATCGGCCGAACCGAAAATGAATCCGTTTTCGTCCCAGGACACGGCGGCGCCAGCCTGCTTGAGGCCTTTGGCGAGGTCTTTGTTGGGAGCGTTGAGCAGGGCGTCAGGGAGTTTGCAGGGCTGCCCGGATGCGGCGGCCATGGCCATCCACAGGCGGGTGGAGCGCAGGGAGCGCGGTCCCAGAACTTCTGCCTCGGCGGGTTCGCGCCGGGGAGCAAGCTTGTAGCCGGTCTTGTCGCCGCCCGTGGAGGACTGAGCGAACTGGTTGGCGAGGGTAAAAAGCTGTCTGGAAAGGCGCGGATCAAGACCAAGGCCTTCTCCGGCCTCTTCCCACGCGCGTCGGAGTTCCTTCTCCAGCTTGGGATCTATCTGGGATTTCTGTTTGGAGCGGCGCCAGGCGCCTTCCTTTCGCAGCAAATAGCTGCGTTTTTCCAAAAGTCCGAGGATCTTGGAGTCGATCTCGGAAATCTGTTTGAAGCGGGTACTCGGCTTCGGCTGCCAGTCGGCAGATTCATCGAAATTCTTGTCGGACATTGTCTTACCGTCTTCCTCTATATTGTAATGTAGCTCCCGCTTTCGCAGGAACGAATGTCATTAGCCCGAAAACGTCCAGCGGGCAAGCCCCGGTTTGCAGGTGTCCGCGCAAGGGGGATGAGAGGGGATTGTGAAAAACGGCATTTGCGCAATCTAAGCTGAGAAAAGTGCTGGCCTCGCAATGGAGGCAGGGAAAAATTTCACAAGGCGAAAGACTCTAAAGAAAAAGGGGAGCGGCACAGGCCGCTCCCCTTGAATATGCAGTGGTAAGCGGGAGCTTACATGTCGGCGCCGGAAGCGGCCTTCTGCATCTTCACTTCGACCTTTTCGGTCAGGTTCTCGTAGTAATCGCGGAGGATTTCGAGAACTTCTTCACGGCCGAAGTGATCCGGGATGTCGCCGCCCTCGGAGAGAGCCTTGCGCAGCTTGGTACCGGACAGGATGACGCGGTCTTCCTTGGTGTGCGGGCAGGTGCGCATGGAAGCCATGCCGTCGCACTTGTAGCAGTAGAAGGTCCAGTCGATCTTCATCGGCTGGCAGAGCAGAGCCTTGCCCGGCTCGGGGCACTCTTCGTTCTGGTACGGGATGCGATCGAAGATTTCCTGAGCTTCGAACAGACCGTAGAAGTCGCCAACACCAGCGTGGTCACGGCCGATCAGCATGTTGTTGATGCCGTAGTTCTGGCGGAAGGTGGCGTGCAGCAGAGCTTCGCGGGGGCCGGCGTAGCGCATGTCGAGCGGGTAACCGGCGTTGATCACGTTCTCGGGCACGAAGTAGTTGTCGATGAGAGCCTGGATGCACTCGATGCGCACGTCTCCCGGAATGTCGCCCGGCTTCAGGTTGCCGATCAGGGAGTGAATGACCACGCCGTCACAAACTTCCACGGCGATCTTGGCCAGGAATTCGTGGGAGCGGTGCATCGGGTTACGCAGCTGCAGAGCGGCAACGTTGGACCAGCCGCGCTTTTCCATTTCTTCGCGGATCTGGGTCGGGGTCAGGTAGACACCGGGGAAACGGTCGGCGTAGTCGCCTTCGGACAGGACCTTGACCGGGCCGGCCAGGTTGTACTTGCCCTGAGCCATGACCATCTTGACGCCGATGTGCTCGTCTTCGGCCAGCTTCCAGAAGTTGCCATCGACAGAGTCTTCACCCTTGCCCATGTAGACCATTTCGGCTTCCCACTTCTTGTTAGCCTCGGTCATTTCGAACTT includes:
- the sat gene encoding sulfate adenylyltransferase: MSKLVPPHGGKGLVCCLLEGSERDAELKKAEGLKKIEISARAKGDLIMMGIGGFSPLNGFMTKADWKGVCEKFLLEDGTFWPVPVTLDTNDEDVKEGDEIALVQDGHVYATMQITEKFEMTEANKKWEAEMVYMGKGEDSVDGNFWKLAEDEHIGVKMVMAQGKYNLAGPVKVLSEGDYADRFPGVYLTPTQIREEMEKRGWSNVAALQLRNPMHRSHEFLAKIAVEVCDGVVIHSLIGNLKPGDIPGDVRIECIQALIDNYFVPENVINAGYPLDMRYAGPREALLHATFRQNYGINNMLIGRDHAGVGDFYGLFEAQEIFDRIPYQNEECPEPGKALLCQPMKIDWTFYCYKCDGMASMRTCPHTKEDRVILSGTKLRKALSEGGDIPDHFGREEVLEILRDYYENLTEKVEVKMQKAASGADM